The sequence CGTTTTTTCGGCTCGTCTGGGCTACCTCGCCGCCGCTGTTTCTGGCCGATGCGCTGCTCCGGCTCGTGCAGGCAGCTATCCCGGCGGCCACGCTCTATGTCGGCAAACTCATTATCGATCAGGTCGTTAGTCGCACGCAGGGCGGCGCTGCCGACACCACGTACCTGTGGGAACTGGTGGCCATCGAGTTTGGCCTGGCCGTGCTCTCAACGGCCATCGGGCGGGCGGTGTCGCTCATCGACGGGCTGCTGGGCGACAAGTTTGCCAACCAGACGTCGATCCGGCTGATGGAGCACGCTGCTGAACTCGATCTGGAGCAATTTGAAGACGCCACCTTCTACGATAAACTCGAACGCGCGCGCCGCCAGACCAACGGCCGCACGGTGCTGTTATCGGGCGTGTTTGGGCAGGTGCAGCAACTCATCTCGGTGGGCTTTCTGGCGGCGGGGTTGGCCGTGTACAATCCCTGGCTGTTGCTGCTGATTGCCGTGGCCGTGACGCCCTCGTTTATCGGTGATAATTACTTCAACCGGAAAAGCTACTCGCTCTCGCGCAGCTGGACGCCCGAACGTCGCGAACTCGATTACCTCCGGTACGTTGGGGCCAGCGACGAAACAGCTAAAGAAGTCAAGATTTTCGGGTTGTCGGGCTTCCTCATCGACCGCTTCCGTACGCTGTCGACCGAGTACCTGAAGAAGAATCAGGCCATCGCCGTGAGTCGGGCGGGCTGGGGTACGTTGCTCACGGGCCTCGGCACGGCGGGCTACTACGGCGCCTACGTCTGGATTGTGCAACGCGCCGTGACGGGCCAGATTTCGCTGGGCGACCTCACGTTTCTGGCGGGGTCGTTCCGGCAGGTACGTAGCTCGCTCGAAGGCATTCTGTTGCAGTTCAGCAGCCTGACGCAGGAGGCCGTTTACCTACAGGACCTGTTCGATTATTTCGCCATTCAGCCGCTCATTCATTCGCCCAAGACCGCCCTGCCGTTTCCGGCTCAGGTACGTTCCGGTTTCACGTTCGAGAATGTGGGCTTCAAATACGCTAACAGCGACCGCTGGGCGTTGCGCGGGCTGTCGTTTACCCTACAGGCGGGCGAAAAACTGGCGCTGGTGGGCGAAAACGGCGCGGGCAAAACTACGCTGGTGAAGCTGCTTGCCCGCCTCTATGACCCCACCGAAGGCCGGATTCTGCTCGACGGCCATGACCTGCGCGACTACGACCTCGACGATCTGCGCCGCCACATTGGGGTGATTTTCCAGGATTACATCCGGTTCAAAATGTCGGCGGGCACCAACATTGCTGTGGGCGACATCGACGAGCGCACCAATCAGCCGCGCATCGAAACGTCGGCGCAGCGCAGCCTGGCCGATACGGTCATTGCCAAGCTGGCCGGGGGCTACAGTCAGCAGTTGGGCAAGAGCTTCAATCAGGGCGTCGAACTGTCGGGGGGCGAGTGGCAGAAGGTGGCGCTGGGCCGGGCCTACATGCGCGACGCCCAACTGATCATCCTGGACGAACCCACCGCCGCTCTCGACGCCCGCGCCGAATACGAGGTGTTTCAGCGGTTCAACGCCCTTACCGAAGGCAAATCGTCGGTCATTATTTCGCACCGGTTCAGCACCGTTCGGATGGCCGACCGTATTCTGGTGCTCGAAAACGGGCAGTTGCTCGAAATTGGTTCGCACGAGGCGCTGCTGGCGCAGAAGGGTCGTTACGCCGAACTGTTCACTTTGCAGGCTCGGGGGTATCAATAACGGGTGCGTCAGCAATCAACCAGAAATCTTTCTAACTTGATTCGCCTAAGCCAGCCTTGACCATGAACCGTTTACTACTGCTGATTGCCGCCCTACCTGGGCTGTCTACTGTCCTGTATGCGCAGAATTCTGTCGTACCGTCGCCCGATGTTCAGGTGAAAACAGCCGTGCTGGCTGCGCCTGAAGACAAACGGGCTGGGGCAACCGTCTACGGCTACTCACCGACGAATGCATTTGTGTTACTGCGAAAAGGAACCAACGAACTGATCTGCCTCGCCGACGATCCGCGGCAGAAAGGGCTCAACGTATCGTGCTACCACCGGGACCTGGAGCCCTTTATGGAACGCGGCCGGGTGTTGAAAGCCGAAGGAAAGAAGCCCGACGAAATCCTGAAAATCCGCGAGCAGGAGGTGAAGGAAAAGAAACTGACCATGCCGGCGCATCCCTCGTCGCTGTATGCGTATACCGCCAAAGAGGAAGAGTACACGCCCGCAACGGGTGAGGTCAAAAACGGGTATTTGCGCTACGTGGTCTATATCCCCTACGCCACCGCCGAGAGCACCGGCCTGCCGCTGAAACCCGAAGCCCCCGGCATGCCCTGGATCATGGATCCCGGTACGCACCGCGCGCACATCATGATCAACCCGCCCGTTTCGGCAACGGCAAACCGCTAACCGCCTTTACCACCTCACCCCATGCTGTTCACTACGCGTAGTTGCCTCCTCGGCGGGATGCTGTCGGTGCTGTTTGCCTGTTCGTCAACTCAGGAACGTGAGCAGACGAAGCCGTTCAGCCCGGCTTTCAAACTGATCAAAACCAAGCCCATCTACTTCAACTCGTTTGTCGACTGCAACATGGCAGAGGCGTGGGTGGGCGACACGTTTCGGATTTTTCCGGGCAAATACGGCGAAGATCCGCTTTGGGGCGATGCCCGCGACCTGAAGTTTGCCGATGGCCCCAACGCCGAAGCTACGTTCCGCAACAAAGCCGAGGCCTTCACCGAACCCCAATTGCCCAAGAACGCGCCCGTTGGAAAGCCGGGCCTGCACGGGGCCATCTGGTTTGAGACGGTGTATCAGGCCAAAGCCGA comes from Fibrella aestuarina BUZ 2 and encodes:
- a CDS encoding ABC transporter ATP-binding protein: MTPTTNTHEKGGNRRSASTKPTGDVSDQVSWRERFAALGNLPTFFRLVWATSPPLFLADALLRLVQAAIPAATLYVGKLIIDQVVSRTQGGAADTTYLWELVAIEFGLAVLSTAIGRAVSLIDGLLGDKFANQTSIRLMEHAAELDLEQFEDATFYDKLERARRQTNGRTVLLSGVFGQVQQLISVGFLAAGLAVYNPWLLLLIAVAVTPSFIGDNYFNRKSYSLSRSWTPERRELDYLRYVGASDETAKEVKIFGLSGFLIDRFRTLSTEYLKKNQAIAVSRAGWGTLLTGLGTAGYYGAYVWIVQRAVTGQISLGDLTFLAGSFRQVRSSLEGILLQFSSLTQEAVYLQDLFDYFAIQPLIHSPKTALPFPAQVRSGFTFENVGFKYANSDRWALRGLSFTLQAGEKLALVGENGAGKTTLVKLLARLYDPTEGRILLDGHDLRDYDLDDLRRHIGVIFQDYIRFKMSAGTNIAVGDIDERTNQPRIETSAQRSLADTVIAKLAGGYSQQLGKSFNQGVELSGGEWQKVALGRAYMRDAQLIILDEPTAALDARAEYEVFQRFNALTEGKSSVIISHRFSTVRMADRILVLENGQLLEIGSHEALLAQKGRYAELFTLQARGYQ